Proteins from a genomic interval of Zingiber officinale cultivar Zhangliang chromosome 1B, Zo_v1.1, whole genome shotgun sequence:
- the LOC121972145 gene encoding NAC domain-containing protein 104-like isoform X3, with protein MDPDGSGHGDSNLPPGFHFFPSDEELVVHFLRRKATSPLLPNTIPTLHLRQCDPWNLIAGPALEGGHKFWYFFAARPDHGSTTRATASGYWETVASVDEIISTAGDDVGVKKTLKYYLGQLSGGGEGGVRTNWVMHEYHLLDSVLSDRHRHGACSRKRRQSRWVAWRRLERAIVPRRGVSGTR; from the exons ATGGACCCAGATGGAAGTGGACATGGCGACAGCAATCTCCCACCAGGTTTCCACTTCTTTCCCTCAGACGAAGAGCTCGTCGTCCACTTCCTCCGCCGCAAggccacttctcctctcctccctAACACCATCCCTACTCTTCATCTCCGACAGTGCGATCCATGGAACCTCATAGCAG GTCCAGCTCTCGAAGGAGGCCACAAGTTTTGGTACTTCTTCGCCGCTCGGCCGGATCATGGCAGCACGACTAGGGCTACTGCTAGCGGTTACTGGGAAACCGTCGCCAGCGTGGATGAGATCATAAGCACTGCCGGTGACGACGTCGGTGTCAAGAAGACACTTAAGTACTACCTCGGACAACTCTCCGGCGGCGGCGAAGGCGGCGTCAGAACTAATTGGGTGATGCACGAGTACCATTTGCTGGACTCGGTTCTCTCCGATCGCCATCGCCATGGAGCTTGCTCGAGGAAGAGAAGGCAGTCG CGGTGGGTCGCATGGCGAAGACTCGAAAGAGCTATCGTGCCTCGACGAGGTGTTTCTGGCACTAGATGA
- the LOC121972145 gene encoding NAC domain-containing protein 104-like isoform X2: protein MDPDGSGHGDSNLPPGFHFFPSDEELVVHFLRRKATSPLLPNTIPTLHLRQCDPWNLIAALEGGHKFWYFFAARPDHGSTTRATASGYWETVASVDEIISTAGDDVGVKKTLKYYLGQLSGGGEGGVRTNWVMHEYHLLDSVLSDRHRHGACSRKRRQSELNQWVLCRVHESSTSGGSHGEDSKELSCLDEVFLALDDDLDEVSFGI from the exons ATGGACCCAGATGGAAGTGGACATGGCGACAGCAATCTCCCACCAGGTTTCCACTTCTTTCCCTCAGACGAAGAGCTCGTCGTCCACTTCCTCCGCCGCAAggccacttctcctctcctccctAACACCATCCCTACTCTTCATCTCCGACAGTGCGATCCATGGAACCTCATAGCAG CTCTCGAAGGAGGCCACAAGTTTTGGTACTTCTTCGCCGCTCGGCCGGATCATGGCAGCACGACTAGGGCTACTGCTAGCGGTTACTGGGAAACCGTCGCCAGCGTGGATGAGATCATAAGCACTGCCGGTGACGACGTCGGTGTCAAGAAGACACTTAAGTACTACCTCGGACAACTCTCCGGCGGCGGCGAAGGCGGCGTCAGAACTAATTGGGTGATGCACGAGTACCATTTGCTGGACTCGGTTCTCTCCGATCGCCATCGCCATGGAGCTTGCTCGAGGAAGAGAAGGCAGTCG GAGTTGAACCAATGGGTTTTATGTCGTGTTCATGAATCATCGACAAGCGGTGGGTCGCATGGCGAAGACTCGAAAGAGCTATCGTGCCTCGACGAGGTGTTTCTGGCACTAGATGATGATCTCGACGAAGTGAGCTTTGGAATATAA
- the LOC121972145 gene encoding NAC domain-containing protein 104-like isoform X1 — translation MDPDGSGHGDSNLPPGFHFFPSDEELVVHFLRRKATSPLLPNTIPTLHLRQCDPWNLIAGPALEGGHKFWYFFAARPDHGSTTRATASGYWETVASVDEIISTAGDDVGVKKTLKYYLGQLSGGGEGGVRTNWVMHEYHLLDSVLSDRHRHGACSRKRRQSELNQWVLCRVHESSTSGGSHGEDSKELSCLDEVFLALDDDLDEVSFGI, via the exons ATGGACCCAGATGGAAGTGGACATGGCGACAGCAATCTCCCACCAGGTTTCCACTTCTTTCCCTCAGACGAAGAGCTCGTCGTCCACTTCCTCCGCCGCAAggccacttctcctctcctccctAACACCATCCCTACTCTTCATCTCCGACAGTGCGATCCATGGAACCTCATAGCAG GTCCAGCTCTCGAAGGAGGCCACAAGTTTTGGTACTTCTTCGCCGCTCGGCCGGATCATGGCAGCACGACTAGGGCTACTGCTAGCGGTTACTGGGAAACCGTCGCCAGCGTGGATGAGATCATAAGCACTGCCGGTGACGACGTCGGTGTCAAGAAGACACTTAAGTACTACCTCGGACAACTCTCCGGCGGCGGCGAAGGCGGCGTCAGAACTAATTGGGTGATGCACGAGTACCATTTGCTGGACTCGGTTCTCTCCGATCGCCATCGCCATGGAGCTTGCTCGAGGAAGAGAAGGCAGTCG GAGTTGAACCAATGGGTTTTATGTCGTGTTCATGAATCATCGACAAGCGGTGGGTCGCATGGCGAAGACTCGAAAGAGCTATCGTGCCTCGACGAGGTGTTTCTGGCACTAGATGATGATCTCGACGAAGTGAGCTTTGGAATATAA